One part of the Microtus ochrogaster isolate Prairie Vole_2 chromosome 18, MicOch1.0, whole genome shotgun sequence genome encodes these proteins:
- the Egr1 gene encoding early growth response protein 1 produces the protein MAAAKAEMQLMSPLQISDPFGSFPHSPTMDNYPKLEEMMLLSNGAPQFLGAAGAPEGSGGNSNSSSSSSGGGSGGGSNSGSSAFNPQGEPGEQPYEHLTTESFSDIALNNEKAMVETSYSSQTTRLPPITYTGRFSLEPAPNSGNTLWPEPLFSLVSGLVSMSNPPVSSSSAPSPAASTSSSASQSPPLSCAVPSNDSSPIYSAAPTFPTPNTDIFPEPQSQAFPASAGTALQYPPPAYPATKGGFQVPMIPDYLFPQQQGDLGLGTPDQKPFQGLENRTQQPSLTPLSTIKAFATQSGSQDLKALNTTYQSQLIKPSRMRKYPNRPSKTPPHERPYACPVESCDRRFSRSDELTRHIRIHTGQKPFQCRICMRNFSRSDHLTTHIRTHTGEKPFACDICGRKFARSDERKRHTKIHLRQKDKKADKSVVASSATSSLSSYPSPVATSYPSPAASSFPSPVPTSYSSPGSSTYPSPAHSGFPSPSVATTYASVPPAFPAQVSSFPSAAVTNSFSTSTGLSDMTATFSPRTIEIC, from the exons ATGGCAGCGGCCAAGGCCGAGATGCAGTTGATGTCCCCACTGCAGATCTCTGACCCGTTCGGCTCCTTTCCTCACTCACCCACCATGGACAACTACCCCAAACTGGAGGAGATGATGCTGCTGAGCAACGGGGCTCCCCAGTTCCTCGGTGCTGCTGGAGCCCCAGAGGGCAGCGGCGgtaacagcaacagcagcagcagcagcagcgggggCGGTAGTGGGGGCGGCAGCAACAGCGGCAGCAGCGCCTTCAATCCTCAGGGGGAGCCGGGCGAACAGCCCTACGAGCACCTGACCACAG AGTCATTTTCGGACATCGCTCTGAATAACGAGAAGGCGATGGTGGAGACAAGTTATTCCAGCCAAACTACTCGGTTGCCTCCCATCACCTATACTGGCCGCTTCTCCCTGGAGCCTGCACCCAACAGTGGCAACACTTTGTGGCCTGAACCTCTTTTTAGCCTAGTCAGTGGCCTCGTGAGCATGTCCAATCCTCCGGTCTCTTCGTCCTCAGCACCTTCTCCAGCGGCTTCAacgtcttcctctgcctcccagagcccACCCCTGAGCTGCGCTGTGCCCTCCAACGACAGCAGCCCCATTTACTCAGCTGCGCCCACTTTTCCCACTCCCAACACTGACATTTTTCCTGAGCCCCAAAGCCAGGCCTTTCCTGCCTCGGCAGGAACAGCCCTACAGTACCCGCCTCCTGCCTACCCTGCCACCAAGGGTGGCTTCCAGGTTCCCATGATCCCTGACTATCTGTTTCCACAACAACAGGGAGACCTGGGCCTGGGCACCCCAGACCAGAAGCCCTTCCAGGGTCTGGAGAACCGTACCCAGCAGCCTTCACTTACCCCATTATCCACTATTAAAGCCTTCGCCACTCAGTCGGGCTCCCAGGACTTAAAGGCTCTTAATACCACCTACCAGTCCCAGCTCATCAAACCCAGCCGCATGCGCAAGTACCCTAACCGGCCCAGCAAGACGCCCCCCCACGAACGTCCGTACGCCTGCCCGGTCGAGTCCTGCGATCGCCGCTTTTCTCGCTCTGACGAGCTCACCCGCCACATCCGCATCCACACAGGCCAGAAACCCTTCCAGTGTCGAATCTGCATGCGCAACTTCAGTCGCAGTGACCACCTTACCACCCACATCCGCACCCACACAGGCGAGAAGCCTTTTGCCTGTGACATTTGTGGGAGAAAGTTTGCCAGGAGCGATGAACGCAAGAGGCATACCAAAATCCACTTACGACAGAAGGACAAGAAAGCAGACAAAAGTGTTGTGGCCTCTTCGGCCACCTCGTCCCTCTCTTCCTACCCGTCCCCAGTGGCTACCTCTTACCCATCCCCCGCCGCCTCTTCATTTCCGTCCCCCGTGCCCACCTCCTACTCCTCTCCTGGCTCCTCTACCTACCCATCTCCTGCGCACAGTGGCTTCCCCTCGCCCTCAGTGGCCACCACCTATGCCTCAGTTCCACCGGCTTTCCCTGCCCAGGTCAGCAGCTTCCCTTCGGCAGCGGTCACCAACTCCTTCAGCACCTCGACTGGGCTTTCGGACATGACAGCCACCTTTTCTCCTAGGACAATTGAAATTTgctaa